One window of Quercus robur chromosome 5, dhQueRobu3.1, whole genome shotgun sequence genomic DNA carries:
- the LOC126726709 gene encoding ras-related protein RABF2a, with translation MATTGNKNINAKLVLLGDVGAGKSSLVLRFVKGQFIEFQESTIGAAFFSQTLAVNDATVKFEIWDTAGQERYHSLAPMYYRGAAAAIIVYDITNQASFERAKKWVQELQAQGNPNMVMALAGNKADLLDAKKVEAEATQAYAQEHGLFFMETSAKTAANVNDVFCEIAKRLPRVQPAQNSSGMVLMDRPAERVASTSCCS, from the exons ATGGCTACCACCGGCAACAAGAATATCAACGCTAAGTTg GTGCTTCTTGGTGATGTTGGAGCTGGAAAGTCTAGTTTAGTGTTGCGCTTTGTTAAAGGGCAATTTATTGAATTTCAG GAATCAACCATAGGTGCTGCCTTTTTCTCACAAACATTGGCTGTAAATGATGCAACTGTAAAATTTGAGATTTGGGATACAGCAGGTCAAGAGAGATATCATAGCTTAGCTCCTATGTACTACCGAGGAGCTGCTGCTGCAATAATTGTGTATGATATTACAAACCAA GCCTCATTTGAGCGAGCGAAAAAATGGGTCCAAGAACTTCAAGCACAGG GAAATCCAAATATGGTCATGGCACTGGCTGGCAACAAAGCAGATTTGCTAGATGCAAAAAAGGTGGAAGCAGAGGCAA CACAAGCATATGCTCAGGAGCATGGCCTTTTCTTCATGGAAACCTCTGCAAAAACTGCAGCCAATGTCAATGACGTCTTCTGTGAGATAG CTAAAAGGCTACCTCGAGTGCAGCCGGCACAGAACTCATCAGGAATGGTTCTTATGGATAGACCTGCAGAAAGGGTTGCAAGTACATCTTGTTGCTCTTAA